From the Kiritimatiellaceae bacterium genome, one window contains:
- a CDS encoding DEAD/DEAH box helicase — MPFSELGLTTAMQRVAEAVHYKTPTPIQEQTIPLILEGSDLIAQAQTGTGKTAAFALPILQLLNEMETKKQPGAVRALVLTPTRELAQQVAAAFELFEQYMPSKIGVTAIIGGEDIQFQLRHLRRGVDVVVATPGRLLELIREDEICFDELRFLVIDEADRLLDLGFSEELDLLIQALPATRQSLLFSATYPKKVMTLTEQVMNNPSYINVIGDIPTVANIKQRVIEVNQVNRGPLLRHLLKTEKWEHVLVFVSSKRAARNLAAKLKRDGILADEFHGDLSQDERTFVLSQFKNRNIRVLISTDIAARGIDIQNLSTVVNYDLPRSPVGYIHRIGRTGRAGSNGVAVSFVDHSDRAFFAVIEKRTKLQLDREQIPGFELTGAAPVKKKGLPPVKGNRPNKKDRARAAAAQKSGTR; from the coding sequence ATGCCATTCTCTGAACTCGGGCTTACAACGGCGATGCAGCGCGTAGCGGAAGCTGTTCACTACAAAACGCCGACGCCGATTCAGGAACAAACCATTCCGCTTATCTTGGAAGGAAGCGACCTGATTGCGCAGGCCCAGACCGGTACCGGAAAAACCGCGGCGTTCGCCTTGCCGATTCTCCAGTTGCTGAACGAGATGGAAACGAAAAAGCAACCGGGTGCCGTCCGGGCGCTTGTGCTGACACCTACCCGCGAGCTGGCCCAGCAGGTCGCGGCGGCCTTCGAACTTTTTGAGCAGTACATGCCTTCTAAAATCGGCGTGACGGCGATCATCGGCGGAGAAGACATTCAATTTCAGCTGCGTCATCTGCGGCGCGGCGTGGACGTAGTGGTCGCCACGCCCGGGCGTCTGCTGGAACTGATTCGCGAAGATGAAATTTGCTTCGATGAACTGCGCTTTCTCGTGATCGACGAAGCCGACCGGCTGTTAGATCTCGGATTTTCCGAAGAGCTCGACCTGCTCATTCAAGCACTTCCGGCGACACGCCAGAGCCTGCTGTTTTCCGCAACCTATCCGAAAAAAGTGATGACGCTTACCGAACAGGTGATGAACAATCCGAGTTACATCAACGTCATCGGCGATATTCCGACGGTGGCGAACATCAAGCAGCGCGTGATTGAAGTGAATCAAGTCAACCGCGGCCCGCTTCTGCGCCACCTCCTCAAAACGGAAAAGTGGGAGCATGTGCTCGTTTTTGTGAGTAGCAAACGCGCCGCCCGCAACCTCGCCGCCAAGCTGAAGCGCGACGGAATTCTGGCCGATGAGTTCCACGGAGACCTGAGCCAAGACGAACGAACCTTCGTGTTGAGCCAGTTTAAAAACCGGAACATTCGGGTTCTGATTTCCACCGACATTGCCGCGCGGGGCATCGACATTCAGAATCTCTCAACCGTCGTCAACTATGACCTGCCGCGCTCACCGGTAGGTTACATTCACCGCATCGGCCGGACCGGCCGCGCGGGTTCCAACGGGGTCGCTGTCAGCTTTGTTGACCACAGCGATCGGGCCTTTTTCGCGGTCATCGAAAAGCGAACGAAGCTACAGCTCGACCGCGAACAGATTCCCGGCTTCGAACTCACCGGTGCCGCGCCCGTAAAGAAAAAGGGATTACCGCCGGTCAAAGGAAACCGTCCGAACAAAAAAGACAGAGCCCGCGCCGCCGCCGCTCAAAAATCCGGCACCAGATAA
- the pdxA gene encoding 4-hydroxythreonine-4-phosphate dehydrogenase PdxA, with the protein MSIRIGITCGDVNGIGPEVALKAVSSKHWIRDVEFFLIGPSGKGKWNIPFDGKLTPGKITADASRTAVVAIERAVRGCLDGELDAMVTAPICKEGLKLAGVNYPGHTEMIAALTGTKRYGMMLMGKGLRVMLATRHLPLRAVADALTKENIFEAIELTGEALKWFGIKDGRIGVCGLNPHAGDGSTLGDEESAVIAPAIEAARAKGFNAVGPIPADVIFFQALNHQFDAVVAMYHDQGLGPLKMHAFDCGVNLTVGLPIIRTSPDHGTAFNIAGKGIAKPDSMIAAIETAIELAKGSNPWKK; encoded by the coding sequence ATGAGCATCCGTATCGGTATAACCTGCGGTGACGTCAACGGCATCGGGCCGGAAGTCGCTCTCAAAGCCGTCTCTTCCAAGCACTGGATCAGAGATGTTGAGTTTTTTCTGATCGGCCCTTCCGGCAAAGGCAAATGGAACATTCCGTTCGACGGAAAACTGACGCCCGGTAAAATCACCGCCGATGCATCGCGAACCGCTGTCGTCGCGATTGAACGCGCCGTGCGCGGCTGTCTCGACGGCGAACTCGACGCGATGGTCACGGCACCGATTTGTAAAGAGGGGCTTAAACTCGCCGGAGTAAATTATCCCGGCCACACCGAAATGATTGCCGCGCTTACCGGAACGAAACGCTACGGCATGATGCTGATGGGCAAAGGCCTGCGCGTGATGCTCGCCACGCGCCACCTGCCGCTGCGCGCCGTCGCGGACGCGCTCACCAAAGAAAATATTTTTGAAGCCATTGAGCTGACCGGCGAAGCGCTGAAGTGGTTCGGAATTAAAGACGGACGCATCGGCGTCTGCGGACTCAACCCTCACGCCGGTGATGGCAGCACGCTCGGCGACGAAGAATCCGCCGTCATTGCGCCCGCCATTGAAGCGGCCCGCGCCAAGGGCTTCAACGCCGTCGGCCCCATTCCGGCCGACGTGATTTTTTTCCAGGCGTTGAATCATCAGTTCGATGCGGTCGTGGCGATGTATCATGACCAAGGTCTCGGCCCGCTCAAGATGCACGCGTTCGACTGCGGAGTGAATCTGACGGTCGGACTGCCGATCATCCGCACTTCACCCGACCACGGCACGGCGTTTAACATCGCCGGAAAAGGGATCGCCAAACCCGACAGCATGATCGCCGCCATCGAAACGGCCATTGAACTAGCCAAAGGTTCTAATCCGTGGAAAAAATAA
- the rsmA gene encoding ribosomal RNA small subunit methyltransferase A produces MEKINPSGKLTSPSVIRALLDSLEHRPNKGLGQNYLIDSNILGIIVAAAEISPADQLLEIGPGLGALTQALLTTGAKLTAIEKDRTMVAHLQEYFPALPLIEQDVLDVNLNELFAGGINKIVANLPYSVGSRFIVDALEAAPLPEKMVFMIQKEVADRLTAQPGGKEFGPLAIWSQLNYDVKNIKNVSPTCFMPAPKVWSAVVRFEKRTAPLADVPDYARFKKLIKLAFTQRRKQIGSNLRKNAPEFFERLEPCGIDPATRPEQITIKQWAALARKEESSI; encoded by the coding sequence GTGGAAAAAATAAATCCTTCAGGCAAGCTAACCAGCCCGTCGGTGATCCGGGCTTTGCTTGATTCGCTCGAACACCGCCCGAATAAAGGACTCGGTCAGAATTACCTGATTGATTCCAATATCCTCGGCATTATCGTCGCGGCAGCGGAAATTTCTCCGGCGGATCAGCTGCTCGAAATCGGCCCCGGCCTCGGCGCGCTGACGCAGGCGCTGCTGACCACCGGAGCAAAACTCACCGCGATAGAAAAAGACCGGACGATGGTTGCGCATCTGCAGGAATACTTCCCGGCGCTTCCGCTGATTGAGCAGGATGTGCTCGACGTGAATCTAAACGAACTGTTCGCAGGCGGTATTAATAAAATCGTCGCCAATCTGCCTTATTCCGTCGGGAGCCGATTCATCGTCGATGCCCTGGAAGCCGCACCGCTGCCGGAAAAAATGGTTTTCATGATACAGAAAGAAGTGGCCGACCGCCTGACTGCACAGCCAGGCGGAAAAGAATTCGGGCCGCTGGCGATCTGGAGCCAGCTGAATTACGACGTGAAGAACATCAAGAACGTCAGCCCGACCTGCTTTATGCCCGCGCCGAAAGTGTGGTCGGCGGTAGTTCGTTTTGAAAAGCGCACTGCGCCGCTGGCCGATGTACCGGATTACGCGCGATTCAAAAAACTGATCAAGCTGGCCTTCACACAGCGCCGCAAACAGATCGGTTCCAATCTGCGGAAAAACGCGCCGGAATTTTTTGAAAGGCTGGAACCGTGCGGAATCGATCCGGCGACACGGCCGGAGCAAATTACCATAAAACAATGGGCTGCACTGGCCCGAAAAGAGGAGTCGTCTATATGA
- a CDS encoding glycosyl hydrolase — translation MKKAAFTEVPLAEIRPGGWIQRWLEIQKHGLTGHLEVAGFPFASKLWACKHIAFQYGEPWWPYEQTAYWIDGFTRCGYLLDDPELMKKTREQVDYVLKHADPDGYLGPKGCKKPMPAGRWSHSIFFRAMIAHFYATGDQRIIPALKKHYLCSAYDYAGGRDVCNVEIMCWLYGQTGESKLLAMAEEAYQEYDRTAKGPERDLRASELKKDTPATIHGVTFIETVKQGSILYMYTGNRRYLQPSVNGFRKLDRHHMLIDGVPSSHEELHGKSPKDVHETCDIADYAWSAGYLLMATGHTDFADKIERACFNAAPGAVTPDFKALQYFSGPNQVVLNKNSSHSLSSAGGQWMCYRPKPGTECCTGQINRVMPCYVSRMWMQKDGNPAAVLYGPGSYSFKSGRQDITITQETNYPFGEEIDFLFRMNRPAKFTFWLRIPGWCRNAKILINGKPLKRKLTAGTMTGITRLFAHTDRITLVLPMELNRIDWIGGGVAIERGPLLYSLKIEEDRRIDSDDPNQTKEFPAYVMFPKSSWNYALSLDKKPLSEQIEVQLHAMTSEPWTNPPVSLRVPAKKIKGWTLSRPESIPATERALLDPVNNIWGPKRAMQKGDYLMTPDLPDEKTVKAGLSKKEELITLVPYGCTQLRLTLFPSDR, via the coding sequence ATGAAAAAAGCTGCTTTTACCGAAGTCCCGCTGGCGGAAATCCGCCCGGGCGGATGGATTCAACGCTGGCTGGAAATTCAAAAGCACGGATTAACAGGTCACCTTGAGGTGGCGGGGTTTCCGTTCGCCAGTAAATTGTGGGCCTGTAAACATATTGCTTTCCAGTACGGAGAACCGTGGTGGCCTTATGAACAGACCGCTTACTGGATCGACGGATTCACCCGCTGCGGCTATCTGCTGGATGATCCCGAGCTGATGAAAAAGACCCGGGAGCAGGTTGATTACGTTCTCAAACACGCTGACCCGGACGGGTATCTCGGACCGAAGGGTTGCAAAAAGCCTATGCCGGCCGGCCGGTGGTCTCATTCGATTTTTTTCCGCGCCATGATCGCGCATTTCTACGCCACCGGGGACCAGCGGATTATTCCGGCGTTAAAAAAACACTATCTGTGCAGCGCATACGACTATGCAGGCGGAAGAGATGTCTGCAACGTTGAGATCATGTGCTGGCTGTACGGACAGACCGGTGAAAGCAAACTGCTGGCCATGGCGGAGGAGGCTTATCAGGAATATGACCGTACCGCCAAGGGCCCCGAGCGCGATCTGCGGGCGTCGGAATTGAAAAAGGATACGCCGGCGACGATCCATGGCGTCACCTTTATTGAAACGGTGAAGCAAGGCTCCATTCTTTATATGTACACTGGCAACCGGCGGTATCTGCAGCCATCCGTGAACGGATTCCGGAAGCTGGACAGGCATCATATGCTGATCGACGGCGTGCCAAGTTCCCACGAAGAGCTGCACGGAAAAAGTCCGAAAGATGTGCATGAAACCTGCGATATTGCTGACTATGCGTGGAGCGCCGGATATCTCCTGATGGCAACAGGCCACACCGATTTCGCCGATAAAATTGAACGGGCATGTTTTAACGCCGCGCCCGGAGCTGTAACACCGGACTTCAAGGCTTTGCAGTATTTCAGCGGCCCGAATCAGGTGGTGCTGAATAAAAATTCCAGCCACTCGCTTTCTTCCGCCGGAGGACAGTGGATGTGCTACCGCCCCAAGCCCGGAACAGAATGCTGTACCGGACAGATCAACCGGGTGATGCCCTGCTATGTGTCCAGAATGTGGATGCAGAAAGACGGAAATCCTGCCGCCGTGCTCTACGGGCCGGGAAGCTATTCCTTCAAGTCCGGACGACAGGACATAACGATCACGCAGGAAACCAACTATCCCTTCGGCGAAGAGATTGATTTCCTGTTCCGCATGAACCGCCCGGCAAAATTCACCTTCTGGCTACGGATTCCCGGCTGGTGCCGCAACGCAAAAATTCTGATCAACGGGAAACCGCTGAAGCGCAAGCTCACAGCAGGAACGATGACCGGCATCACCAGACTGTTCGCCCACACCGACCGGATCACTCTGGTGCTTCCGATGGAGCTGAACCGGATCGACTGGATCGGCGGCGGAGTTGCCATCGAGCGGGGCCCGCTACTTTACTCGCTCAAAATTGAAGAAGATCGGCGGATTGACTCGGATGATCCGAACCAGACCAAAGAGTTCCCCGCTTACGTCATGTTTCCAAAGAGTTCGTGGAACTATGCGCTCAGCCTGGATAAGAAACCTCTGTCCGAACAGATTGAAGTGCAGCTTCATGCCATGACCAGCGAGCCGTGGACGAATCCACCGGTCAGCCTGCGCGTGCCGGCCAAAAAAATCAAAGGCTGGACGCTGTCTCGCCCAGAATCCATTCCGGCGACAGAACGGGCTTTGCTGGATCCTGTTAATAATATTTGGGGGCCGAAACGGGCGATGCAAAAAGGCGACTACCTGATGACGCCGGATTTACCCGACGAGAAAACCGTGAAGGCCGGTCTGAGCAAAAAAGAGGAACTCATCACACTGGTTCCATACGGTTGCACCCAGCTGCGGCTCACCTTGTTTCCGTCTGACCGTTAA
- a CDS encoding galactose mutarotase: MSLKKETFGKNPYGEDVELFTLTNTNGVQVRIMNHGATILSIETPDKSGQMADIVLGFDTAAEYGSGTPFFGCTVGRFANRIAHGRFKLGGKEFQLARNGDGIHALHGGDRGFDKRIWRAEPLAEKNAVRMSYRSPDGEENYPGNLDATVTFTLTEENELKLDYTAVTDRATPVNFTNHSYFNLAGHDAGCHGAQILTINADTFLPTDATGNPLGEIRPVKDTPFDFRTPAAIGQRIDADYEQLQIAKSPGYDHNFCLNKQSEGELSFAARAEDPASGRVMEVYTTEPGVQFYAGNFLKGKDQGKGGCAYVRRGGFCLETQHYPDSPNRPQFPNTILHPGELFASQTVYKFSVRRG; this comes from the coding sequence ATGTCGCTAAAAAAAGAGACTTTCGGAAAAAACCCGTACGGCGAAGACGTCGAACTATTCACGCTGACGAATACGAACGGGGTTCAGGTTCGCATCATGAATCACGGCGCGACGATTCTTTCGATTGAGACTCCGGATAAAAGCGGGCAGATGGCGGACATCGTGCTGGGATTTGACACGGCGGCGGAATACGGTTCCGGAACACCATTCTTTGGATGCACAGTCGGACGTTTTGCCAACCGGATTGCTCACGGACGGTTTAAACTCGGAGGCAAAGAATTCCAGCTGGCCCGCAACGGCGATGGAATTCACGCTCTGCACGGCGGCGATCGCGGTTTCGACAAACGAATCTGGCGGGCGGAACCGCTGGCGGAAAAAAATGCGGTACGGATGAGTTATCGCAGCCCGGACGGCGAAGAAAACTATCCCGGCAATCTGGACGCGACGGTCACATTCACCCTCACGGAAGAAAATGAACTGAAGCTGGACTACACGGCCGTAACGGATCGGGCCACGCCGGTTAACTTCACCAATCACAGCTATTTCAATCTGGCCGGACACGATGCCGGATGTCACGGGGCGCAGATTTTAACCATCAACGCCGACACATTTCTTCCGACAGACGCAACGGGCAATCCGCTGGGCGAGATTCGTCCGGTGAAAGATACGCCGTTCGACTTCCGAACACCGGCTGCCATCGGACAGCGGATCGACGCCGACTACGAACAGCTTCAAATCGCAAAAAGCCCCGGCTACGACCACAACTTTTGTCTTAATAAACAATCGGAAGGCGAACTGAGTTTTGCAGCCCGCGCGGAAGATCCGGCGAGCGGCCGTGTGATGGAAGTTTACACCACCGAGCCGGGCGTGCAGTTTTATGCTGGCAATTTTCTTAAAGGAAAAGACCAGGGGAAAGGCGGATGTGCATATGTCCGGCGCGGCGGATTCTGTCTCGAAACTCAGCACTATCCCGACTCACCCAACCGTCCGCAGTTTCCGAATACGATCCTGCATCCCGGCGAACTCTTCGCCTCTCAGACGGTTTATAAATTTTCCGTCCGCCGGGGTTAA
- the galK gene encoding galactokinase, producing the protein MNKESAVKKTVAEHIKNFGEKPECIAWAPGRIEVVGNHTDYNAGTVLSAAIDKGHCFCISRSTRPGIHLFAADAGQRASFTTADNSKVPNIGSGNYVKGVFYFIQEFLGQPIDGLDCTSFGAVPLGAGLSSSAALEVSAAFAVLKILNVTVDKKEIARLCQKAEHQFAGTKCGLLDQFSSIFGRDHGLIHSDFRTLEVSPVPLPDDIEFLVVNPHVKHSLADSPYNERRERCEQAAAQLAKLLPHPVSALRDVSPEEFEALRSKIDPAAAKRAAHVVGEIDRVEKGRALLRNGDVAAFGNLLFDSHRSSIENFENSCPELDVVVEAARSAGAFGARLSGGGFGGSAIVMVRANQAKEISAKISEFCRARGLMPEILAVIPSAGAQLIGEA; encoded by the coding sequence ATGAATAAAGAATCCGCTGTTAAAAAAACTGTTGCCGAACACATTAAAAATTTCGGCGAGAAGCCGGAATGTATTGCCTGGGCGCCGGGCCGCATCGAGGTGGTTGGAAACCATACAGACTATAATGCCGGCACCGTGCTTTCAGCCGCCATCGATAAAGGTCATTGTTTCTGTATCTCGCGTTCAACCCGTCCGGGTATTCACCTTTTCGCCGCCGACGCCGGGCAGCGTGCCAGCTTTACCACCGCCGACAACAGCAAAGTTCCGAATATCGGAAGCGGAAATTATGTTAAAGGCGTTTTCTATTTTATTCAGGAATTTTTGGGGCAACCCATCGACGGCCTCGACTGCACTTCTTTCGGTGCCGTTCCGCTCGGTGCCGGACTCTCCAGCTCGGCGGCACTGGAGGTCTCCGCCGCCTTCGCCGTGCTGAAGATTCTCAATGTTACCGTGGATAAAAAAGAAATCGCCCGGCTGTGCCAAAAGGCGGAACACCAGTTTGCAGGAACCAAATGCGGACTGCTCGACCAGTTTTCCAGCATCTTCGGACGCGATCACGGCCTGATTCATTCGGATTTCCGGACGCTGGAGGTTTCCCCGGTTCCGCTGCCGGACGATATTGAATTTCTGGTCGTCAACCCGCACGTCAAACACAGTCTCGCCGACTCGCCCTATAATGAACGGCGCGAACGTTGCGAACAGGCTGCAGCACAACTGGCAAAACTCCTTCCTCATCCGGTCTCCGCACTGCGGGACGTTTCGCCGGAAGAGTTTGAAGCGCTTCGATCAAAAATCGATCCCGCCGCCGCAAAACGCGCCGCGCATGTCGTCGGCGAAATTGACCGCGTAGAAAAAGGCCGCGCCCTGCTTCGCAACGGAGATGTTGCGGCGTTCGGAAACCTTTTGTTCGATTCGCACCGGAGTTCCATCGAAAACTTTGAAAATTCCTGCCCCGAACTCGACGTGGTTGTGGAAGCCGCCCGTTCGGCCGGAGCCTTTGGCGCGAGATTGTCCGGCGGCGGATTCGGCGGCAGCGCGATTGTGATGGTGCGCGCCAATCAGGCAAAAGAGATCTCCGCGAAGATTTCAGAGTTCTGCAGAGCAAGGGGTCTGATGCCGGAAATTCTCGCTGTTATTCCGTCCGCTGGTGCCCAGCTTATCGGCGAGGCCTAA
- a CDS encoding polyprenol monophosphomannose synthase, translated as MNDTLIIIPTYNECENVRAIADAVFASSPDVNILFVDDNSPDGTGAIVDEMAAADSRVKVMHRAEKNGLGRAYIAGFKWALERRYEFICEMDADFSHNPADVPKLRAAAKDAGLVLGSRYLNGIRVINWPLRRLFLSRGAGVYVKLVTGMPFTDPTGGFKCFRRCVLEAIPLDQIESSGYSFQVEMTHMAWRIGCRIVEVPIVFEERRSGASKMSKNIIFEALVMVWKLYFRARFRRAPVCRVQAGSGRFKCCQPR; from the coding sequence ATGAATGACACGCTGATCATCATACCGACGTATAACGAGTGCGAAAATGTCCGCGCCATCGCCGACGCTGTGTTCGCAAGTTCTCCGGATGTGAATATTCTTTTTGTCGACGACAACTCACCGGACGGCACCGGAGCCATTGTGGACGAGATGGCCGCTGCGGATTCCCGCGTGAAAGTGATGCATCGTGCGGAGAAAAACGGACTGGGACGCGCCTATATCGCCGGCTTCAAGTGGGCGCTGGAACGCCGGTACGAGTTCATTTGCGAGATGGACGCCGACTTTTCCCATAACCCCGCCGATGTTCCGAAGCTGCGCGCCGCCGCTAAAGACGCAGGACTGGTTCTTGGCTCGCGTTATCTGAACGGCATTCGCGTCATCAACTGGCCGTTGCGCCGGCTTTTCCTGAGTCGCGGTGCCGGGGTGTACGTCAAACTGGTTACCGGCATGCCGTTCACCGATCCGACCGGCGGCTTCAAATGTTTCCGTCGTTGCGTACTGGAAGCCATTCCGCTCGATCAAATTGAATCCAGCGGCTATTCGTTTCAGGTCGAGATGACTCATATGGCCTGGCGCATCGGTTGCCGGATTGTTGAAGTGCCGATCGTGTTTGAAGAGCGCCGCTCCGGCGCCTCGAAAATGTCGAAAAACATTATTTTCGAAGCGCTCGTGATGGTCTGGAAGCTTTATTTTCGCGCGCGGTTTCGCCGCGCACCGGTCTGTCGTGTGCAGGCCGGCTCGGGACGGTTTAAATGCTGTCAGCCGCGTTAG
- a CDS encoding twin-arginine translocase TatA/TatE family subunit — MKKASRIPETRYCSFLMIFPVIAFMTLGGGELIVVMLALLLLFGPKDAPRILRGIQRVLNKLQRATADLRYKLMYEDLHSTPPENSKDTATSADEVPASPPEDVSNHEKPV, encoded by the coding sequence ATGAAAAAAGCTTCCCGCATACCGGAAACGCGCTATTGTTCCTTCCTGATGATATTTCCTGTCATAGCATTTATGACGCTCGGCGGCGGCGAGCTGATTGTGGTTATGCTGGCGCTGTTACTCCTCTTCGGCCCCAAAGATGCGCCGCGCATCCTGCGCGGCATCCAACGTGTTCTGAATAAGTTGCAACGCGCGACAGCCGACCTCCGTTACAAGCTGATGTACGAAGATCTGCATTCAACCCCGCCCGAAAATTCCAAAGATACCGCAACAAGCGCCGACGAAGTCCCGGCATCCCCGCCAGAGGATGTGTCCAATCATGAAAAACCTGTTTAA
- the tatC gene encoding twin-arginine translocase subunit TatC: MKNLFKKLTPQFGYRDKELSFLEHLEEFRTMLIRCLLTLAVATAACIPLAKPLLNWLQAPLLQVAEKNHYTFELITTSPIEGFLQVMKIVFASGVLLSLPFIIYFAARFIFPGLKAREQKFLVYGGLAGAVLFAGGVTLCYTVTLPIAIKIMFYFNNYLGATANWKIDTYLSFVMQLLVSFGLIFELPLILLLLGHLGVISTAQMRKYRRHVVIGILIIAMALTPGPDVISQLQMAIPLYILYELCVLILLLRDRKSRKEKEGSGK; the protein is encoded by the coding sequence ATGAAAAACCTGTTTAAAAAACTAACGCCGCAGTTTGGTTACCGCGATAAAGAGCTGTCTTTTCTGGAGCATCTGGAAGAGTTCCGTACCATGCTGATTCGCTGTCTGCTGACACTGGCTGTTGCAACCGCAGCGTGCATCCCTCTGGCAAAGCCCCTGCTCAACTGGTTGCAGGCGCCGCTATTGCAGGTGGCGGAGAAAAACCACTATACCTTCGAATTAATCACCACGTCACCCATTGAAGGATTTCTGCAGGTGATGAAAATTGTTTTCGCCTCCGGCGTTCTACTGAGTCTGCCTTTCATCATCTATTTCGCTGCCCGCTTTATCTTTCCGGGACTCAAGGCAAGAGAGCAGAAATTTCTGGTGTACGGGGGTCTGGCGGGTGCCGTCCTCTTCGCCGGCGGCGTGACGCTCTGCTATACCGTCACTCTGCCGATCGCCATCAAGATCATGTTCTATTTCAACAATTATCTGGGCGCGACCGCTAACTGGAAAATTGACACCTATCTCAGTTTTGTCATGCAGTTGCTGGTCAGCTTCGGGCTGATTTTTGAACTGCCGCTGATTCTGCTTCTTCTGGGACATTTGGGCGTTATTTCCACCGCTCAGATGCGCAAATATCGCCGGCACGTGGTTATCGGCATTTTGATCATTGCCATGGCGCTGACCCCCGGGCCGGATGTAATCTCTCAATTACAAATGGCCATCCCGCTCTACATATTGTATGAACTGTGCGTCTTGATTCTGCTCCTCCGTGACCGGAAGAGCCGTAAAGAAAAGGAAGGAAGCGGAAAATGA
- the tatA gene encoding twin-arginine translocase TatA/TatE family subunit, with the protein MNIGAPEILLIVFVVLLLFGSKKLPELARALGKSLNEFKRGQTESAPEKKIEKQAEPAEPDEKKTP; encoded by the coding sequence ATGAATATCGGTGCCCCTGAAATTCTGTTGATCGTTTTTGTCGTCCTGCTTCTGTTCGGCAGCAAAAAGCTGCCGGAACTGGCCCGTGCGCTTGGCAAAAGCCTGAATGAGTTCAAACGCGGCCAGACAGAGAGCGCGCCTGAAAAGAAAATTGAAAAACAGGCGGAGCCCGCTGAGCCGGATGAAAAGAAAACGCCCTGA